A single genomic interval of Natronoarchaeum philippinense harbors:
- a CDS encoding DUF7321 family protein: protein MAEMLTAAIVVVLVTASFPLYLYGAWIIIEAETVTWDVLTHHLKFIGAGLALTTVPMVVWMIPRAFDQWGPMLAVHMFFGLQAYSLLLVALTGIVRIFQVKRRSDLYRDPDEDIEINDLHEHMGAWRWRLRIGVAGYLLFWVLAYLVGIIRFAFRYLMLARYLP from the coding sequence ATGGCCGAGATGCTCACCGCGGCGATCGTCGTGGTGCTGGTGACCGCCAGCTTCCCGCTGTACCTGTACGGCGCGTGGATCATCATCGAAGCCGAGACGGTGACGTGGGACGTGCTGACTCACCACTTGAAATTCATCGGTGCAGGGCTCGCGCTCACGACGGTGCCGATGGTCGTTTGGATGATCCCGCGCGCGTTCGACCAGTGGGGACCGATGCTGGCGGTCCACATGTTCTTCGGGCTGCAGGCGTACTCGCTGTTGCTGGTGGCGCTGACGGGGATCGTTCGCATCTTTCAGGTCAAGCGCCGGTCGGACCTCTATCGCGATCCGGACGAGGACATCGAGATCAACGACCTCCACGAACACATGGGCGCGTGGCGGTGGCGTCTCCGCATCGGCGTCGCCGGCTACCTGCTGTTTTGGGTGTTGGCGTATCTCGTCGGCATCATTCGGTTCGCGTTCCGATATCTGATGCTGGCGCGGTATCTACCCTGA
- a CDS encoding cytochrome b, whose protein sequence is MSLEKKDDFDHDEWLDTKDLSTVEKSYLVVLMWLDKRLRIVDYLELLEDMYYKINLQMPKSHTEQYDLDNKFWYWYPLYSLGSLSIVAYVVLAITGALLGFYYAPGTITAEGADYALAYDQMLFILAELNFGYMIRSIHRWAAQFMIAAVFLHMLRVYFTGAYKEPRELNWLLGVLLILLLLLFGYSGYLLPWNQLALWAGTIGIEMARSVPLVGSWAAQLIFGGFALGQPTLMRMYIIHVFLMPFVVTALIALHVGIVWMQGIAEPH, encoded by the coding sequence ATGAGTCTCGAAAAGAAAGACGACTTCGACCACGACGAGTGGCTCGACACGAAGGACCTCTCGACGGTCGAGAAGTCGTATCTCGTCGTGCTGATGTGGCTCGACAAGCGGCTTCGAATCGTCGACTACCTCGAACTGCTGGAGGACATGTACTACAAGATCAACCTCCAGATGCCAAAGAGCCACACCGAACAGTACGACCTCGACAACAAGTTCTGGTACTGGTACCCGCTGTACTCGCTCGGGTCGCTATCTATCGTCGCGTACGTCGTGCTTGCGATAACGGGCGCGTTGCTCGGCTTCTACTACGCGCCGGGGACGATCACGGCAGAGGGTGCCGACTACGCGCTGGCCTACGACCAGATGCTGTTCATCTTGGCGGAGCTCAACTTCGGGTACATGATCCGGAGCATCCACCGCTGGGCGGCGCAGTTCATGATCGCCGCGGTGTTCCTCCACATGCTGCGCGTCTACTTCACGGGCGCGTACAAGGAACCCCGAGAGCTCAACTGGCTGCTCGGCGTCCTCCTGATCTTGCTGCTGTTGCTGTTTGGTTACAGCGGCTACCTCCTGCCGTGGAACCAGCTGGCGCTGTGGGCCGGTACTATCGGCATCGAGATGGCCCGATCGGTCCCGCTGGTCGGTAGCTGGGCCGCACAGCTGATCTTCGGCGGCTTCGCGCTCGGACAGCCGACGCTGATGCGAATGTACATCATCCACGTGTTCCTGATGCCGTTCGTCGTGACCGCGCTGATCGCGCTCCACGTCGGCATCGTGTGGATGCAAGGCATCGCCGAACCCCACTGA
- a CDS encoding plastocyanin/azurin family copper-binding protein: protein MATHDGSDDVSRRSFLRAATGSAVAAGAASSAASAQEGGNQSGGGNQSGGGNQSGGGNQSGGGTGGGGKTWEVVVGPGGDLVFDPAERVIAPGDTVHWTWDSDNHNIAPGSTPEGAEWEGHPEIANTGTEYSHTFETTGTFEYVCQPHASSGMEGSVVVQEGGPETSSGPTGPVVPKNALSLAVGTMGAMLSTLALAYFFIKYGGYEDQE, encoded by the coding sequence ATGGCAACACACGACGGCAGCGACGACGTCTCCCGTCGCTCTTTCCTTCGGGCGGCGACGGGCTCGGCCGTAGCCGCCGGCGCCGCGAGTTCGGCGGCGAGCGCACAGGAGGGCGGCAATCAGTCGGGCGGCGGAAACCAGTCCGGTGGCGGCAATCAGTCGGGCGGTGGGAACCAATCCGGCGGTGGCACCGGTGGCGGCGGCAAGACGTGGGAGGTCGTCGTGGGGCCGGGCGGCGACCTCGTGTTCGACCCCGCCGAGCGCGTCATCGCGCCCGGCGACACCGTCCACTGGACGTGGGACTCGGACAACCACAACATCGCGCCCGGAAGCACTCCCGAGGGCGCCGAGTGGGAGGGTCATCCCGAAATCGCAAATACGGGGACAGAGTACAGCCACACGTTCGAGACGACGGGGACGTTCGAGTACGTCTGCCAGCCCCACGCCAGCTCCGGCATGGAGGGATCGGTCGTCGTGCAGGAGGGCGGCCCCGAGACCAGTAGCGGTCCGACCGGACCGGTCGTTCCGAAGAACGCGCTCAGCCTCGCGGTCGGGACGATGGGCGCGATGCTCTCGACGCTGGCGCTGGCGTACTTCTTCATCAAGTACGGCGGCTACGAAGACCAAGAGTAG
- a CDS encoding DUF7313 family protein: protein MNPDTMFGPLDLLLPYVEYVFLVLVLVNAVTRFLAQRHYVDQYQDGGAEALDRYLPHDVSNVLLVLGAFYFTTITLHAGTILSVLALGVFVTDFFEFEARKVEARREDPLQRPKGALAAWTLVLAYALFQSVFVLIEQTAFWSSIV from the coding sequence ATGAATCCGGATACGATGTTCGGCCCGCTGGATCTGCTGTTGCCGTACGTCGAGTACGTGTTCCTCGTGCTGGTGCTCGTCAACGCGGTGACGCGCTTCCTAGCGCAGCGACACTACGTCGATCAGTATCAGGACGGCGGCGCCGAGGCGCTCGACCGTTACCTGCCCCACGACGTGTCGAACGTGTTGCTCGTACTGGGCGCGTTCTACTTCACGACGATCACGCTCCACGCCGGGACGATCCTGAGCGTCCTCGCGCTGGGTGTGTTCGTGACGGACTTCTTCGAGTTCGAGGCACGCAAAGTCGAGGCGCGCAGAGAAGATCCCCTACAGCGTCCCAAGGGTGCGCTGGCGGCGTGGACGCTGGTGCTAGCCTACGCACTGTTCCAGAGCGTCTTCGTGCTGATCGAGCAGACGGCATTCTGGTCGAGCATCGTCTAA
- a CDS encoding cytochrome B, whose product MTDSDKYPVESDRRRFVKGVVGSAALSGVGITSAVTADSLTTPPGAGGGPTQYMGIERVGGPAPRGMPQIPIEIDDDGALRGVWPEVETETTATGQEIQVAETEIAGTTYSTTWYQYCGSQTSPAVEPDSDRDNYFRYSSASNYDWQGEFSGGDKVMVSHFDDYEQFGTGVGDAGLGKPAQATWRSQDLEPRDTLGVQIIRSTAIEEAAQDDEWLSETTAEGFIAYFNSCTHYCCVPGFQMHAGSAGYGAENLSYCNCHQSVYDPFTVLQQQFVALPRPSDTVGGQG is encoded by the coding sequence ATGACAGACAGTGACAAATATCCGGTCGAATCGGATCGTCGGCGTTTCGTCAAGGGCGTCGTCGGCAGCGCCGCGCTGTCGGGCGTCGGCATCACTTCCGCGGTGACCGCCGACAGCCTGACGACGCCGCCGGGCGCCGGTGGGGGCCCAACGCAGTACATGGGCATCGAGCGCGTCGGCGGCCCGGCGCCGCGCGGGATGCCACAGATCCCCATCGAAATCGACGACGACGGCGCCCTTCGTGGCGTCTGGCCCGAGGTCGAGACGGAGACGACCGCGACCGGCCAAGAGATTCAGGTTGCCGAGACCGAAATCGCCGGCACGACCTACTCGACGACGTGGTACCAGTACTGTGGTTCCCAGACGAGTCCGGCGGTCGAACCGGACTCGGATCGGGACAACTACTTCCGGTACTCCAGTGCGTCGAACTACGACTGGCAGGGCGAATTCTCGGGTGGCGACAAGGTCATGGTCAGCCACTTCGACGACTACGAGCAGTTCGGCACCGGCGTCGGTGATGCCGGGCTCGGCAAGCCAGCACAGGCGACGTGGCGTTCCCAAGACCTCGAACCCCGCGACACTCTCGGCGTCCAGATCATCCGGAGCACGGCGATCGAGGAGGCTGCACAGGACGACGAGTGGCTCTCGGAGACGACCGCAGAGGGCTTTATCGCCTACTTCAACTCCTGTACGCACTACTGCTGTGTCCCCGGCTTCCAGATGCACGCCGGCTCTGCGGGGTACGGCGCCGAGAACCTGAGCTACTGTAACTGCCACCAGTCGGTGTACGATCCGTTCACGGTGCTCCAACAGCAGTTCGTCGCGCTACCGCGTCCGTCTGACACCGTCGGAGGGCAGGGATAA
- a CDS encoding DUF7315 family membrane protein: MSRSDDDTRTVSLRRDVPVPMAVYKVVMVFSMLIAIVLVVGGFSLVDSATDRGTADPDDVDPVLALAGVGLVATGAVVYVFSTRFRAEEMENAKDADDEPSDNG; this comes from the coding sequence ATGTCCCGTTCCGACGACGACACTCGGACCGTCTCGCTTCGCCGGGACGTTCCCGTTCCGATGGCCGTTTACAAGGTCGTGATGGTGTTTTCGATGCTGATAGCGATCGTGCTGGTGGTCGGTGGGTTCAGCCTCGTCGACAGCGCCACCGATCGCGGCACGGCCGACCCCGACGATGTCGACCCGGTGCTTGCGCTCGCTGGCGTGGGGCTGGTCGCGACTGGCGCGGTTGTCTACGTGTTCTCGACGCGCTTCAGGGCTGAAGAAATGGAAAACGCTAAAGACGCCGACGACGAACCTTCAGATAATGGCTGA
- a CDS encoding DUF7319 domain-containing protein, whose protein sequence is MSESSDERAGDDRPESESTAASPDESVDRSVEELRAEVEDKYDFDNFGPADMAEMSADEWDVAFDHDSWITGEELLDKIEQDLKRRIAERDVFAVVERVRHGDDELLIAYSDSDYALIYPDGTVEGAGTVLRDVQPTVALCSMDEYEPDPAPEADFLLPSPDDIPEQSNERGNLMLQIIAAAQLLAGVGLIGVSLYYAAFGGAQPGTSMVTGVAGLGFIGIAVFLFMTVANARLSDRFRTEEFRERLRSIGLEDGERPEFLPVDATDDGDLVFAPVERDDEAAE, encoded by the coding sequence ATGAGCGAATCCTCCGACGAGCGCGCCGGCGACGATCGCCCGGAATCGGAGTCCACAGCGGCGTCTCCGGACGAGTCAGTCGACCGCTCGGTCGAGGAGCTGCGCGCTGAAGTCGAGGACAAGTACGACTTCGACAACTTCGGTCCCGCGGACATGGCCGAGATGTCGGCCGACGAGTGGGACGTTGCGTTCGACCACGATAGCTGGATCACCGGCGAGGAGCTGCTCGACAAGATCGAGCAAGATCTGAAGCGCCGCATCGCCGAGCGAGATGTCTTCGCGGTCGTCGAGCGCGTCCGGCACGGCGACGACGAGCTGTTGATCGCGTACTCGGATTCGGACTACGCGCTGATCTACCCGGACGGCACCGTCGAGGGTGCCGGGACGGTGCTTCGTGACGTGCAACCGACCGTGGCGCTGTGCTCGATGGACGAGTACGAACCCGACCCAGCGCCGGAAGCCGATTTCCTACTGCCGTCCCCGGACGACATCCCCGAGCAGAGCAACGAGCGGGGCAACCTGATGCTCCAGATCATCGCGGCCGCCCAACTGCTCGCTGGCGTCGGATTGATCGGCGTTTCGCTGTACTACGCCGCTTTCGGCGGTGCCCAGCCGGGGACCTCGATGGTCACGGGCGTCGCCGGGCTCGGCTTCATCGGAATTGCCGTCTTCTTGTTCATGACGGTCGCTAACGCCCGGCTGTCCGACCGGTTCCGAACAGAGGAGTTCCGCGAGCGACTCCGTTCGATCGGGCTGGAGGACGGCGAACGCCCCGAGTTCCTCCCCGTCGACGCGACGGACGACGGCGACCTCGTGTTCGCGCCCGTCGAGCGCGACGACGAGGCCGCTGAATAG
- a CDS encoding DUF7314 family protein — translation MADEFAKGFTIFSAAGMLWMILAAWYRTPEFDGPQLTAPVPENPGTYDAIGIIIMDAMVALMILGPITFWFLIPAYQQAKTAYADRNAE, via the coding sequence ATGGCTGACGAATTTGCCAAGGGATTCACGATCTTCAGCGCAGCGGGGATGCTCTGGATGATCCTCGCCGCCTGGTATCGCACGCCGGAGTTCGATGGCCCGCAGCTCACGGCGCCCGTACCGGAGAATCCGGGGACCTACGACGCGATCGGCATCATCATCATGGACGCCATGGTCGCACTGATGATTCTCGGTCCGATCACGTTCTGGTTCCTGATTCCTGCCTACCAGCAGGCCAAGACCGCCTACGCCGACCGCAACGCCGAGTAG
- a CDS encoding plastocyanin/azurin family copper-binding protein, translating into MNRRDFMKTASGVSAAAAAAGAAGSSAAAQDAPALQQEGNGSGGNASGNASGGGNQSGNQSGGGGTTHEVIVGPGGDLVFDPAEVTIAPGDTVVWTWDSDNHNIAPTSVPGEAEWEGYPEISGPGTEYSHTFETTGTYEYVCQPHAASGMEGSVVVQEGGGGGGGGGAAAEFDPHNLGVPIQKHYIGAATFLAIFATFGFTFYLLKYGESANTSYPNKKS; encoded by the coding sequence ATGAACAGGCGGGACTTTATGAAGACGGCCAGCGGCGTTTCCGCCGCCGCAGCGGCCGCAGGGGCCGCGGGTTCGTCCGCCGCGGCTCAGGACGCGCCAGCCCTCCAGCAAGAGGGCAACGGATCCGGCGGCAACGCCTCCGGTAACGCGTCCGGCGGCGGCAACCAGTCCGGCAATCAGTCGGGTGGCGGCGGCACGACCCACGAGGTTATCGTGGGTCCCGGTGGAGATCTCGTGTTCGATCCGGCCGAGGTCACGATCGCGCCGGGCGACACCGTCGTCTGGACCTGGGACTCCGACAACCACAACATCGCCCCGACGAGCGTTCCGGGTGAAGCGGAGTGGGAGGGTTACCCCGAGATTTCCGGCCCTGGTACGGAGTACAGTCACACGTTCGAGACCACCGGCACGTACGAGTACGTCTGCCAGCCCCACGCGGCCTCCGGCATGGAGGGGTCGGTCGTCGTTCAGGAGGGCGGCGGTGGCGGCGGGGGCGGTGGCGCGGCCGCCGAATTCGATCCGCACAACCTCGGCGTCCCAATTCAGAAACACTACATCGGTGCGGCCACCTTCCTCGCCATCTTCGCCACGTTCGGCTTTACGTTCTACCTGCTGAAGTACGGCGAGTCGGCCAACACCAGCTACCCCAACAAGAAGAGCTAA
- a CDS encoding NAD(+)/NADH kinase — MDAIGILDESDDADGRAGRPASAIVEAAGADAVVGDAPTLAERSLDAIVARGEAAVLKLAREAVDAPILPVDAGRGVHSIPASALDAAIEAAIDGDYAPRERTVLAVAVDGERVRRAVLDVMLVTSEPAKISEYAIRSGDDRIARFRADGVTLATPAGSAGYAASAGGPVLAPGTGLAAVPVAPFATAHDHWVVDPADGVELTVERDEGPVELLVDDRRVRAVSPKTPVSVTVDGSLSVLVGPHSRSHWP; from the coding sequence ATGGACGCGATCGGGATCCTCGACGAGTCGGACGACGCCGACGGACGTGCCGGTCGGCCTGCTTCGGCGATCGTCGAGGCCGCAGGCGCCGACGCCGTCGTCGGGGACGCGCCGACGTTGGCCGAGCGGTCGCTGGACGCCATCGTCGCGCGTGGCGAAGCAGCGGTGCTGAAACTGGCCCGCGAGGCGGTCGACGCCCCGATCCTGCCGGTCGATGCCGGACGCGGCGTACACTCGATTCCGGCGAGCGCGCTCGACGCCGCAATCGAGGCTGCCATCGACGGCGACTACGCGCCCCGCGAGCGCACGGTATTGGCAGTCGCCGTCGACGGCGAGCGCGTGCGCCGCGCCGTCCTCGACGTGATGCTGGTGACGAGCGAGCCGGCCAAAATATCCGAATACGCGATCCGGTCCGGCGACGATCGAATCGCGCGCTTCCGGGCGGACGGCGTGACGCTGGCGACGCCCGCGGGATCGGCAGGCTACGCGGCGTCGGCGGGCGGCCCGGTGCTCGCACCCGGAACCGGCCTCGCCGCGGTGCCCGTCGCCCCGTTCGCCACGGCCCACGACCACTGGGTCGTCGATCCCGCCGACGGCGTCGAGCTGACTGTCGAGCGCGACGAGGGGCCGGTCGAATTGCTCGTCGACGACCGGCGCGTGCGCGCCGTCTCGCCGAAGACGCCGGTATCGGTGACCGTCGACGGCAGCCTCTCGGTGTTGGTCGGCCCACACAGTCGATCCCACTGGCCCTAA
- the nth gene encoding endonuclease III codes for MGTPLEPRTAQAEEVVDRLLEEYPDSTISLRYSSRLELLIAVILSAQCTDERVNSETEHLFEKYDGAEDYAEVDEEELAEDLNSITYYNSKAGYIKTSCQMIVDEHDGEVPDTMDELTELQGVGRKTANVVLQHGHDVVEGIVVDTHVQRISQRLGLTEEERPEAIEPELMEIVPDQHWQQFTHLLIDHGRATCTARNPDCADCVLADICPSEKGDAEVDLASGEAW; via the coding sequence ATGGGAACACCGCTTGAGCCACGCACCGCGCAGGCCGAGGAAGTCGTCGACCGCTTGCTCGAAGAGTACCCAGACAGCACCATTTCGCTGCGGTACTCCAGTCGCCTCGAGTTGCTGATCGCAGTGATCCTCTCGGCCCAATGTACCGACGAGCGAGTCAATTCGGAGACCGAACACCTCTTCGAGAAGTACGACGGTGCCGAGGACTACGCCGAGGTCGACGAGGAAGAACTCGCCGAGGACCTGAACTCGATCACCTACTACAACAGCAAGGCCGGCTACATCAAGACCTCGTGTCAGATGATCGTCGACGAGCACGACGGCGAGGTTCCCGATACGATGGACGAACTCACCGAACTGCAGGGTGTGGGCCGCAAGACTGCCAACGTCGTCCTCCAGCACGGCCACGACGTCGTCGAGGGAATCGTCGTCGACACGCACGTCCAGCGTATCTCCCAGCGACTCGGCCTGACCGAAGAGGAGCGTCCCGAAGCCATCGAACCGGAGCTCATGGAGATCGTCCCCGACCAGCACTGGCAGCAGTTCACCCACCTGCTGATCGACCACGGGCGCGCGACCTGCACGGCGCGTAACCCCGACTGTGCCGACTGCGTGCTCGCGGACATCTGTCCCTCCGAGAAAGGCGACGCCGAAGTCGATCTCGCAAGCGGCGAGGCGTGGTGA
- a CDS encoding DUF7318 family protein, whose product MSSTGSTYGDIHRYEPPRESTAAAIAIVLLTIIEIVFVGLFAYGLARGWAAGPAGEPANMFLGTILGLIFIDLAFILALYRKEFLPDVMIVKKRRRKWEDLYIREEDADGEELGGNAVEQLKRAVYPYYKR is encoded by the coding sequence ATGTCATCCACTGGAAGCACCTACGGCGACATTCACCGCTACGAGCCGCCCCGTGAGAGCACGGCGGCGGCCATCGCCATCGTCCTGCTGACGATTATCGAGATTGTCTTCGTCGGGCTGTTCGCGTACGGTCTCGCACGGGGCTGGGCGGCCGGCCCGGCAGGCGAGCCCGCGAACATGTTCCTCGGGACGATTCTGGGACTCATCTTCATCGACCTTGCGTTCATCCTCGCGCTGTACCGCAAGGAGTTCCTCCCGGACGTCATGATCGTCAAGAAGCGGCGTCGCAAGTGGGAGGACCTCTACATCCGTGAGGAGGACGCCGACGGCGAGGAACTCGGCGGCAACGCGGTCGAGCAGCTCAAACGAGCAGTGTACCCATACTACAAGAGATAA
- a CDS encoding cytochrome B: MTDDNEPRTDGSGTGIVPPDDETPTWRERKERTLGLSQLTYEYFERARREDQDLRQESDYVERDVLGFPAWPHETIRNLAIVSFFVGIMIFLAATLPPHLGGAADPSSTPSVIQPDWYLYFSFGLLKTNPLNPELAILGGQKLMSDSVFGVAIHAPIIGLIAFVPFLNKGSARRPVEEPFWAALGMTGVILSFTLTLLAQYNLFASQMPLVTTGMFFDLSFILPAVAGIITYAVLKAMQEGYMYNLNRRYYRLRPPR; the protein is encoded by the coding sequence ATGACCGACGACAACGAACCCCGAACTGACGGTAGCGGCACAGGAATCGTCCCGCCGGACGACGAGACGCCAACGTGGCGCGAGCGCAAAGAGCGAACGCTCGGGCTCTCGCAACTGACCTACGAGTACTTCGAGCGGGCTCGCCGGGAGGACCAAGACCTCAGACAGGAGTCCGACTACGTCGAGCGCGACGTGCTCGGATTCCCCGCTTGGCCCCACGAGACGATCCGCAACCTTGCGATTGTCAGTTTCTTCGTCGGGATAATGATCTTCCTCGCGGCGACGCTCCCGCCCCACCTCGGCGGCGCCGCAGACCCCAGCTCGACGCCCTCGGTCATCCAGCCCGACTGGTATCTGTACTTCTCGTTCGGCCTGCTCAAAACCAATCCGCTCAACCCCGAGCTTGCGATTCTGGGCGGACAGAAGCTGATGTCCGACAGCGTCTTCGGCGTCGCCATCCACGCCCCGATCATCGGCCTGATCGCGTTCGTGCCGTTCCTCAACAAGGGTAGCGCACGCCGCCCCGTCGAGGAGCCGTTCTGGGCTGCGCTCGGCATGACCGGTGTCATCCTCTCGTTCACCCTGACGCTACTGGCGCAGTACAACCTGTTCGCCAGCCAGATGCCGCTCGTCACGACGGGGATGTTCTTCGACCTCTCGTTCATTCTCCCCGCCGTGGCCGGCATCATCACCTACGCCGTCCTCAAGGCGATGCAAGAAGGGTACATGTACAACCTGAACCGACGCTACTACCGGCTGCGACCGCCGCGGTAG